One Roseibium sp. HPY-6 genomic region harbors:
- a CDS encoding RHE_PE00001 family protein: protein MAYDLTKIPVRALLQPIAEATAALVRLDERLKNSPLGPGCLERLHFVDACASLWIDGELVHMEDLVLHDASRDIRSPTHELTIAHAVLRARKKILRHPPTWALSPEGFLALRGAEDFQEKEEEGRGGTEVSTHSDPQVETASDQVDPLAQDLAALDAVLERSTAILSGAPVPQRESPWQRAEIVYDPDWNEEDRLAEWREVLRRTENMPPVLRAVLLLDAWNFLDVLERTPWLGRLLAASSLLEAGLTSAGHLATVNLGLKLIERDKRTSRNLETRLTALLSALTAAAEFGLKEHDKLVLARQTLEYRLKGRRRSSKLPALVDLVLSRPMVSASMIAKEIGVTPQAALRLVEELNLRELTGRGRFRVWGIV from the coding sequence ATGGCTTACGATCTGACTAAAATTCCGGTTCGCGCCCTGCTGCAGCCCATCGCCGAGGCAACCGCCGCACTCGTCCGCCTCGACGAGCGCCTCAAAAATTCACCACTCGGGCCCGGGTGCCTCGAACGGCTGCACTTCGTTGACGCCTGCGCCTCGCTCTGGATCGACGGCGAACTGGTTCATATGGAAGACCTGGTGCTGCACGATGCGTCCCGGGACATTCGCTCGCCAACCCATGAGCTGACCATTGCCCACGCGGTGTTGCGCGCTCGCAAAAAGATCTTGCGCCATCCACCTACTTGGGCCCTCAGCCCTGAGGGGTTTTTGGCGCTGCGCGGTGCCGAGGATTTCCAGGAAAAAGAAGAAGAGGGGAGGGGGGGCACCGAAGTTTCGACGCACTCGGATCCGCAGGTCGAAACGGCATCTGATCAGGTCGATCCGCTGGCGCAGGACCTGGCAGCCCTGGACGCGGTGCTCGAACGCAGCACGGCGATTCTGTCCGGCGCACCTGTTCCCCAGCGTGAATCCCCATGGCAACGTGCTGAAATCGTCTACGATCCGGACTGGAATGAAGAAGACCGTTTGGCCGAATGGCGGGAGGTTCTGCGCAGAACAGAAAACATGCCGCCCGTTCTGCGCGCTGTCCTTTTGCTCGACGCCTGGAATTTTTTGGATGTTCTGGAGCGCACGCCCTGGCTTGGCCGGCTTCTGGCCGCCAGCAGTCTGTTGGAAGCAGGCCTGACATCCGCAGGACATCTGGCGACGGTAAATCTCGGTCTGAAGCTGATCGAGCGGGACAAGAGAACCAGCAGAAATCTGGAGACCCGGCTAACGGCGCTCTTATCCGCGCTGACCGCTGCGGCCGAGTTCGGGCTCAAGGAACACGACAAGCTTGTGCTTGCGAGGCAGACTTTGGAGTATCGATTGAAAGGCCGGCGACGATCGTCAAAGCTGCCGGCGCTCGTCGATCTGGTGCTGTCGCGACCAATGGTGTCGGCCAGCATGATTGCAAAGGAGATAGGCGTGACGCCGCAGGCCGCGCTACGCCTTGTTGAGGAGCTGAATTTGCGAGAGCTCACAGGCAGGGGGCGGTTCAGGGTCTGGGGAATCGTTTAG